One Thermodesulfobacteriota bacterium DNA segment encodes these proteins:
- a CDS encoding circularly permuted type 2 ATP-grasp protein, with translation MYYKDYDTEGFFDEYFHADGSPREGASVLLKRLEQLPGGELLRRQKATEARLFQMGVTFTVYGEEEGTERIFPFDIIPRVIEAREWEALEKGLKQRIYALNLFIDDIYNEKKILKDGVLPEDLLKTSKCYRPQCEGFRPPRGIWCHISGTDLVRGGDGVYYVLEDNLRCPSGVSYVLENREVLKRTFPRIFEDLKIRPVDDYPYRLREMLQYMAPGGLQSPTVVLLTPGICNSAYFEHSFLAQQMGIELVEGGDLVVTDGCVYMKTTKGLQKVDVIYRRIDDDFIDPLAFREDSLLGVPGIMDVYKSGRVALVNAIGTGIADDKIIYAYVPKIIKYYTGEDPILPNVPTYVCWEELDRKYVLENLESLVVKPANESGGYGIMIGPKASASVREEFRVKILKDPRNYIAQPTVSLSRVPILAGERFEGRHVDFRPYTLYGEDIYVMPGGLTRVALKKGSLVVNSSQGGGSKDTWVLRD, from the coding sequence ATGTATTACAAGGACTATGACACAGAAGGTTTTTTCGACGAGTACTTCCACGCGGACGGGAGTCCGAGGGAAGGCGCGTCGGTGCTGCTCAAGAGGCTCGAGCAGCTCCCCGGAGGCGAGCTGCTGAGGCGGCAGAAGGCGACAGAGGCTCGGCTCTTCCAGATGGGGGTAACTTTCACTGTCTACGGCGAGGAGGAGGGGACCGAGAGGATATTCCCGTTCGACATTATCCCCAGGGTCATAGAGGCCCGCGAGTGGGAGGCGCTGGAGAAGGGGCTCAAACAGAGGATATACGCGCTCAACCTGTTCATAGACGACATCTACAACGAAAAGAAAATACTGAAAGACGGCGTGCTGCCGGAAGATCTCTTAAAGACCAGCAAGTGCTACAGGCCGCAGTGCGAAGGTTTCAGGCCGCCCCGCGGCATCTGGTGCCATATCTCGGGAACGGACCTCGTGAGGGGAGGGGACGGCGTATATTACGTGCTCGAGGACAACCTCAGGTGCCCTTCCGGCGTCTCGTACGTTCTCGAGAACAGGGAGGTGCTCAAGCGCACGTTCCCCCGCATATTCGAGGACTTGAAGATCAGGCCCGTCGACGACTACCCCTACAGGCTTCGTGAGATGCTCCAGTACATGGCGCCCGGGGGGCTGCAGTCTCCGACCGTGGTCCTGCTCACGCCGGGTATATGTAACTCCGCATATTTCGAGCACTCGTTCCTCGCACAGCAGATGGGCATAGAGCTCGTCGAAGGGGGCGACCTCGTCGTCACTGACGGCTGCGTCTACATGAAGACGACCAAGGGGCTCCAGAAGGTGGACGTCATATACAGGCGCATCGACGACGACTTCATAGACCCGCTAGCGTTCAGGGAAGACTCGCTCCTGGGCGTGCCGGGGATAATGGACGTGTACAAGTCAGGCCGCGTGGCGTTAGTCAACGCCATAGGGACCGGCATTGCGGACGACAAGATAATCTACGCGTACGTGCCCAAGATAATAAAATACTACACGGGGGAGGATCCGATCCTGCCGAACGTCCCGACATACGTGTGCTGGGAGGAACTCGACAGGAAATACGTTCTGGAGAACCTGGAAAGCCTTGTAGTCAAGCCCGCCAACGAATCGGGCGGGTACGGGATAATGATAGGGCCCAAGGCGAGCGCAAGCGTGAGGGAGGAGTTCCGCGTCAAGATACTTAAAGACCCGCGCAACTACATCGCGCAGCCGACGGTGTCGCTATCGAGAGTCCCGATACTGGCGGGCGAGCGTTTCGAGGGCAGGCACGTGGATTTCAGACCCTATACGCTCTACGGCGAGGACATATACGTCATGCCCGGAGGGCTCACCAGGGTCGCGCTCAAGAAGGGTTCACTGGTGGTAAACTCGTCTCAGGGGGGCGGGAGCAAGGACACGTGGGTGCTCAGGGACTGA
- a CDS encoding alpha-E domain-containing protein, whose translation MLSRVANSIYWMSRYMERAENVARFIEVSLHLMLDMHTDEGQWEPLVSTTGDLDMFRERYGVPTRENVLDFLTFDRENPNSILSTLTMVRENARSIREIISSEMWEQINKFYYFVRDSALSGVAVDTPQDFYQRVKSESHLYAGIADSTMNRGEDWHFARMGKLIERADKTSRIIDVKYFILLPKPEDVGTPIDNIQWAALLKSASALDMYRRKYEQITPESVVQFLLLDRNFPRAILYCVIMAEASLHSITGTPAGMFQNEAERRMGRLHAELTYARIDEIIKRGLHEYLDRFQIELNGIGDSIKDTFFAARPAAFKTAGGMEE comes from the coding sequence ATGCTTAGCAGAGTAGCGAATTCCATATACTGGATGTCGAGATACATGGAGCGCGCTGAGAACGTGGCGAGGTTCATAGAGGTGAGCCTCCACCTGATGCTCGACATGCATACGGACGAAGGACAGTGGGAGCCTCTCGTCAGCACGACGGGCGACCTCGACATGTTCAGGGAGCGCTACGGGGTGCCTACCCGGGAGAACGTGCTCGATTTCCTCACGTTCGACAGGGAGAACCCGAACTCCATACTCTCCACGCTCACGATGGTGAGGGAGAACGCGAGGTCGATAAGGGAGATAATCTCGTCCGAGATGTGGGAGCAGATAAACAAGTTCTACTATTTCGTCAGGGACTCCGCGCTGAGCGGCGTCGCCGTCGACACGCCGCAGGACTTCTACCAGAGAGTGAAGTCGGAGAGCCACCTCTACGCGGGGATCGCGGATTCGACCATGAACAGGGGCGAGGACTGGCACTTCGCGCGCATGGGGAAGCTCATCGAGCGCGCGGACAAGACGTCCCGTATAATAGACGTTAAGTACTTCATACTCCTGCCCAAGCCCGAGGACGTGGGGACGCCGATAGACAACATCCAGTGGGCGGCGCTGCTCAAATCGGCGAGCGCGCTCGACATGTACAGGAGGAAGTACGAGCAGATAACGCCCGAGTCGGTCGTGCAGTTCCTGCTCCTCGACAGGAACTTCCCGCGCGCGATACTCTACTGCGTGATAATGGCCGAGGCGTCGCTCCATTCGATAACGGGCACGCCCGCGGGCATGTTCCAGAACGAGGCCGAGAGGCGTATGGGCAGGCTTCACGCCGAGTTAACCTACGCGCGCATTGACGAGATAATAAAGCGTGGGCTGCATGAATACCTGGACAGGTTCCAGATAGAGCTCAACGGCATAGGGGATTCCATAAAGGATACGTTTTTCGCTGCGCGTCCCGCAGCTTTCAAAACAGCAGGAGGTATGGAAGAGTGA
- a CDS encoding peptidase — protein MTFCVGMKVRKGLVGIADTLVTTGAESITARKVTIHQYGRHSLFLMTSGLRSVRDKALTYFSEVLDHDDSTFDRLYKAVNAFAAQVRRVADEDKKALEESGLHFDLFSIIGGQLEKDNEHKLYMLYPQGNWVEVGQGTPYYLIGESSYGKPIMDRALSYELNMETALKIGYLAFDATRTSAIDVDFPIDVVLYRADTYDIVEHRYERAELIQISEWWQKRIREAIRELPHDWVEAAFSKLGGG, from the coding sequence GTGACGTTCTGTGTGGGCATGAAGGTGAGAAAGGGTTTGGTGGGGATAGCGGATACGCTCGTGACTACGGGCGCAGAGAGCATTACTGCGAGGAAGGTGACGATACACCAGTACGGCAGGCACTCGCTCTTCCTCATGACTTCGGGGCTCCGCTCTGTGAGGGACAAGGCGCTCACGTACTTCAGCGAGGTGCTCGACCACGACGACAGCACGTTCGACAGATTATACAAGGCCGTCAACGCGTTCGCGGCGCAGGTGAGGCGCGTCGCAGACGAGGACAAGAAGGCCCTTGAGGAAAGCGGGCTCCATTTCGACCTCTTCTCGATCATAGGCGGCCAGCTCGAGAAGGACAATGAACATAAACTCTACATGCTCTACCCGCAGGGGAACTGGGTGGAGGTGGGGCAGGGGACCCCTTATTACCTTATAGGCGAGTCGAGCTACGGGAAGCCCATCATGGACAGGGCGTTATCCTACGAGCTCAACATGGAGACCGCGCTCAAGATAGGCTACCTCGCGTTCGACGCCACGAGGACGAGCGCTATAGACGTCGACTTCCCCATCGACGTGGTCCTCTACAGGGCGGATACGTACGACATAGTGGAGCACAGGTACGAGCGGGCGGAGCTGATACAGATTTCCGAATGGTGGCAGAAGCGGATAAGGGA